The DNA segment CGGTTCGACTTTGAAAACTTTGTCTGCTGGAACGTCACTAAAGTAGATAACCCCGTCCTTATCTGCCGCTGGACCTTCTGTGAATTTAAAGGTGCCAGCAAGCTCGACCGGCGCGCCGGTGGCCCCGATGCCGGGGATGAGTTTGCCGGTCTGGTCAGCGGCCAGGGTTGCCGTCGTTGAGACAAGCGAGAGTGAGCCGGCCAAACACGCGATTGTTAAATGTCGAGCGAAGCGGTGGACGCGCATGTGAGGCTTCTCCCGGTGGGGACTGTGCGATTGCGAACGTTCCAGCAAGAATAGCCGAAATGCAAGGCGATCGCGACCGGGCGGTCGACCCCAGGGCAACGGCCGGCAATTGCGACTAACTACCGCCATCCAGTGGGGCCACTCGCCACACCTGACCGCCGGGTGCTTGGAAGTAGAAACGTGACGTATCGGCATATTCGATAGGCCCCACGTCGAATTCCAAGAGCCGGATCCTGAGCGATGGCGGGTCAGACGTTTTCAGTTCCAGCCAGGTGGCTTTCAATTGATCCTGCTCCGAGAGAACTTCGGAATCGTCGCCGTAGAACAAGCCCACCACAAATCCGTCGGTGAACTCGAAAAGATCGAACTGCGGGCTGGGAGCGGCAATCGTGTGGCAGCCCAGCACTTCGACGTAAAACTCTCGCAGCCGCGCACGCAATGCCGACGGTGCGTTGATCTTAATGTGATTGCCAACGACGACCTGCATTAAACACCTTGCACCCGGCATATGTAAGATGGCACGTTTAACTCACAATCCTAGTCGTCCAAAGTCTCCGCCAGTCGTTCGACAGCCTCGTGCGCTTTGGCGCCATGATGATCTTCAAAACGGTGTTCGTACACTTTGCGGCCAAATTTGAAGAACAGAGCCGGCGTCACGATCTGATCCATCAGCGTCGAACTGATCAGTCCCCCCATGACAACGATCGCCAACGGGTGCAAAATTTCCTTCCCGGTTTGTCCGGCACCCATCGCCAAGGGGACCAGTCCGATCGTGGCCGTGAGTGCTGTCATGAGCACCGGGGCAAGCCGTTCGAGGCTACCGCGGATAATCATCTTCTCGTCGAATTTTTCCCCCTCGAACTGCATCAGATGAATGTAGTGCGAGATCATCATAATGCCATTGCGGTTTACGATGCCTACCAGCGTAATGAATCCCACCCAATGGGCCACTGACAGACTGGTGGCCGAAATCCACACGTACGGCCATTGCCAATAGGGGGCGGCGGCAAGTGCCTCGTGCGTGGGCCATTGCGTCAGCAGCAACGCCAACACCGCGCCAATGGCCGCTAGCGGAATGTTGACCATCACCTGCAGTGCCGCCCGCCAAGAGCCTAGGCATTTGATCAAGAGCATAAAGATTCCGGCCACTGAGACGGCACCTAGGATCAATAATCGCAAATTGGCTTCTTGCTGAGCTTCGAACTGGCCGCCATATTCCACGAAGTAACCGGCCGAGAGCTTCGGTACGATCTTCTCCGTGACGGCCGTCCGGATCTCGTTGACCACGCTCACCAGGTCGCGGTCGGCCACATTGGCCATTACCACGATTCGCCGTACGACATTCTCGCGGTTGATCGTATTCGGCCCCGTGGTTTGCACGACTTCGGCCACGGTTCCCAGTGCTACGCGCGCCCCGCTAGGCGTGGTGAGTAGCGTAGAGCGAACGACGTCGATGTCATTGCGCGATTTCTCGTCAAACCAGACGACCAAGTCAAAAGTGCGCTGGCCTTCTAGCACCTGGGATACTTTGCGGCCCTGCAGCGCCGTCTCAAGGGCGTCGGCCACGTCGGCTGGCGCGAGACCATAACGGACGGCGTTTTCGCGTAGTACGGTCACCCGGACCTGAGGAATTTCCACTTGCGGCTCGATTTGCAAGTCGACGACGCCAGCCACATTGGCCATGATCGACGAAATGTCTCGCGCCTTGACGCGCAGCACGTCCAGATCCGCTCCGTAGAGCTTGACCGCGATCTGCGCGCGAATGCCCGACATGATATGGTCCAACCGATGTGAGATGGGTTGGCCGATGTTGTAGACCACGCCGGGTACCTGCGAGAGACGCAGGCGGATATCAGCCAGCACTTCCTCGCGCGGCCGGCCGACACGATCGCTTCCCAGCAGGTGCAAACCGGGGATGGCGCGCAGCACGGCGTAGAGAATACCGGGCTTGGGCTGCTCGTGCTCCACGAGTCCGACGTCGATCTCTGAGTAGTTGACATTTTCGGCATGCTCGTCCAATTCGGCCCGGCCCGTACGGCGCGAGGTATGCGTCACCTCGGGCACCTCGCGCAACATATTTTCGCTGAGCCGGCCGATGCGGTTCGATTCCTCCAGGCTGGTGGCCGGCGGCGCCGTAGTGCCGATCGTGAGCGAACCCTCGTTAAAGGGAGGCATGAACTCGCCCCCCATGAACGCAACTGTAGCGACGGACAAAGTTGCCAGCACGGCGGTCACCGCCAAAACGATGCCGGCATGCCGCAGCGTAAAGTGCAAAACGTGTTCGTCCAGTCGCTTCAACCAGCGGAGCAGGAACGGGTCGTGGGCATGCTCTAGAAACCCGGCCTTCGGCAGGAGGTACGAAGCCAACACGGGAGTAACCGTCAAGGACACGGCCAGCGACGCCAACAGGGTGACCAAATACGATAAGCCCAGCGGGGCAAACATGCGTCCTTCGAGTCCGCCTAGAGAAAACAGCGGCAGTACGACCAGCACTACGATTAACGTGGCGTAGACGATGCTGTTGCGCACCTCGGCCGACGCCAAAAAGATGACCTTCAGCGGATTATCGGGCTGTGGCTTGCCGCGGTTTTCTTTCAATCGCCGGTAAATGTTCTCGACGTCGACGATCGAGTCGTCGACCAACTCGCCGATCGCCACGGCCAGACCGCCTAGCGTCATGGTGTTGATCGAGATCCGCCAGAAGTGGAACACCAAAGCCGTGACGATTATCGACAGTGGAATCGCCGTGAGCGTAATAGCGCTTGTGCGAAAGTTCCACAGGAAGAGAAACAGCACAACGACCACCCACACGGCCCCATCGCGGATTGCCTCCTCGACATTCTTGATGGCGACATTGATGAAGCTCGACTGCCGAAAAATATCCTTCTCGATCTTTACGTCCGCGGGCAGGGTTGCCTGAATGTCTTCCAGCGTCTGCAGTATCTTGCGGTCGAGCGTCAAGGTATCCGCACCAGGTTGCTTCTGAATCGTGAGGATGACGGCCGGCTGGCTGTTGACACTACCGTCGCCGCGAGGGACGGGGCCGCCGTAGCGAACATCCGCCACTTGACGCACCGTTACCGCCACGGGATCGCCCTGCCGTACGACCGTATTCTCCAAGTCTTCCAGGGTCAGCGCACGACCGACGATGCGAATCAGTGACTCCTCACTACTGGAGAGCAAGAAACCGCCACCGGTCACCGCATTGGATTTCTCAACCGCCTTGGTCAGCTCGTCGACCGTGACGTCATACTGGGCCAGCCGCTCGGGCGAGGTCAATACTTGGAATTGCCGGAGCAAGCCGCCCATCACGACTACCTGAGAAACGCCGTTTTGCGCAAGCAGGCGCGGGCGGACGGTCCAGTCAGCGAGTGTCCTCAACTGCATGGCGTCGGTAGCACCTTCGCTACGCAGACCCACGAGTAGTATCTCGCCAATGATGGAACTGATCGGCGCCATCAGGGGATTGGCATTGCGCGGCAGTCGAGGCCTGGCCAGTTGCAGCTTTTCGTTGACAATTTGGCGGTCGATGTAGATGTCGGTGCCCCATTCAAACTCCACCCACACGATAGATAGCCCGATCCCAGATGCCGAGCGAACCCGCAACACGTCAGTCGCCCCGTTGAGGACCGACTCGATAGGGAACGTGACCAGCGTTTCGACTTCCTCCGGAGCCAGTCCCGAGGCTTCGGTAATGATTGTGACCGTGGGCCGATTGAGATCCGGAAACACATCGATAGGTAATTGCGCGGCTACGTAGCCGCCATAGACGAGCAGTAACACCGTCGCGGCGAGCACCAGCGAGCGATTCTTTAGCGACAGGGCGATGATGTGATTCAGCATTTCAATCGAAGCTGAAAGATTATGTTGCGGGTCTGACTCATGGAGCCGCTGCACGCGGAGAGGACTCCGTGTTTTCGGTCGAACCGACGGATTTGGCGGTCTGCGGCGGTTCCTTGGAGATCGTGATGGCCAGCCTGGCTAGCATTCCCTCTTTGAGCTGCCCGGCCGGATTGTCCAACGGCACCCAAACACTCATCGCGCGTCCCCAGGCGGAGAGTGTCGGCGCGGTGCGTTCGATGACGCTGGTGGCCGAGAATTGTGGATCGGCCGTAATCGTGGCCGTGACAGGCTGACCGACCCGCACATCTGCCGAGTCTTGCTCGTGTACGTATCCGCGAATGACAACCGCGGACGTGTCGTGTATCTCGAACAATTCGTCCTGCGGCCGCACCACTTGTCCGATCGACAAGTCGAATACCGTGATCCGGCCGTCGATGGGCGCGCGAATCTCGCTGGTTGTACGGATGGCCTCGGTGGCCGCGTTGTCGGTGATATCGAGCCGCGCGATGCGCGAGATTTCCTCGTCCGAAAGACCCATCAACGAGAGCTTGTTTTGCAAGCTATCCACCGAAGTTTGCAGGTTATCTGTATCGGTTTGCGCCTGCCACAGATCTTTTCGCGAG comes from the Pirellulales bacterium genome and includes:
- a CDS encoding efflux RND transporter permease subunit, with translation MLNHIIALSLKNRSLVLAATVLLLVYGGYVAAQLPIDVFPDLNRPTVTIITEASGLAPEEVETLVTFPIESVLNGATDVLRVRSASGIGLSIVWVEFEWGTDIYIDRQIVNEKLQLARPRLPRNANPLMAPISSIIGEILLVGLRSEGATDAMQLRTLADWTVRPRLLAQNGVSQVVVMGGLLRQFQVLTSPERLAQYDVTVDELTKAVEKSNAVTGGGFLLSSSEESLIRIVGRALTLEDLENTVVRQGDPVAVTVRQVADVRYGGPVPRGDGSVNSQPAVILTIQKQPGADTLTLDRKILQTLEDIQATLPADVKIEKDIFRQSSFINVAIKNVEEAIRDGAVWVVVVLFLFLWNFRTSAITLTAIPLSIIVTALVFHFWRISINTMTLGGLAVAIGELVDDSIVDVENIYRRLKENRGKPQPDNPLKVIFLASAEVRNSIVYATLIVVLVVLPLFSLGGLEGRMFAPLGLSYLVTLLASLAVSLTVTPVLASYLLPKAGFLEHAHDPFLLRWLKRLDEHVLHFTLRHAGIVLAVTAVLATLSVATVAFMGGEFMPPFNEGSLTIGTTAPPATSLEESNRIGRLSENMLREVPEVTHTSRRTGRAELDEHAENVNYSEIDVGLVEHEQPKPGILYAVLRAIPGLHLLGSDRVGRPREEVLADIRLRLSQVPGVVYNIGQPISHRLDHIMSGIRAQIAVKLYGADLDVLRVKARDISSIMANVAGVVDLQIEPQVEIPQVRVTVLRENAVRYGLAPADVADALETALQGRKVSQVLEGQRTFDLVVWFDEKSRNDIDVVRSTLLTTPSGARVALGTVAEVVQTTGPNTINRENVVRRIVVMANVADRDLVSVVNEIRTAVTEKIVPKLSAGYFVEYGGQFEAQQEANLRLLILGAVSVAGIFMLLIKCLGSWRAALQVMVNIPLAAIGAVLALLLTQWPTHEALAAAPYWQWPYVWISATSLSVAHWVGFITLVGIVNRNGIMMISHYIHLMQFEGEKFDEKMIIRGSLERLAPVLMTALTATIGLVPLAMGAGQTGKEILHPLAIVVMGGLISSTLMDQIVTPALFFKFGRKVYEHRFEDHHGAKAHEAVERLAETLDD